A genomic window from Micromonospora violae includes:
- a CDS encoding DUF305 domain-containing protein — translation MTAPATTDSEYDEIPAAPDEGGRAPASRYGVLALAIMLVVGLLLGYAGGLLTPRLTRPGDASVEAGFARDMTTHHAQAVEMSLIAYRSATLPEVRQIAVDIATGQQGEIGAMQTWLREWDLSPTGSKPPMSWMSDGASVKDGLMPGMATPQQMTALRDAQGIEVDRQFLALMYDHHLGGIHMIDAALGATDNAEVLRVAKTMKATQQTELNNLRQLQEQAAKS, via the coding sequence ATGACCGCTCCGGCAACCACCGACAGCGAGTACGACGAGATCCCGGCCGCCCCCGACGAGGGCGGCCGGGCCCCGGCGTCGCGCTACGGCGTGCTGGCGCTCGCCATCATGCTGGTGGTGGGGCTCCTCCTCGGCTACGCGGGCGGTCTGCTCACCCCGCGGCTCACCCGCCCCGGTGACGCCTCGGTCGAGGCGGGCTTCGCCCGGGACATGACGACCCACCACGCGCAGGCCGTGGAGATGAGCCTGATCGCGTACCGGTCGGCGACCCTCCCCGAGGTGCGGCAGATCGCCGTCGACATCGCCACCGGGCAGCAGGGCGAGATCGGCGCCATGCAGACCTGGCTGCGCGAATGGGATCTCAGCCCGACCGGGTCGAAGCCACCGATGTCCTGGATGTCCGACGGGGCTTCCGTCAAGGACGGCCTCATGCCAGGCATGGCCACGCCACAACAGATGACCGCCCTGCGCGACGCCCAGGGCATCGAGGTCGACCGGCAGTTCCTGGCTCTGATGTACGACCACCACCTGGGCGGCATCCACATGATCGACGCGGCGCTCGGGGCCACCGACAACGCCGAGGTCCTGCGCGTGGCGAAGACCATGAAGGCCACCCAGCAGACCGAGCTGAACAACCTCCGGCAGCTTCAGGAGCAGGCAGCCAAGAGCTGA
- a CDS encoding winged helix-turn-helix domain-containing protein: MGVALRDARRSVTSWCRRHTIGGDGAVAAVRRGQRQGEPGMLSREQELELIDTLRGVHPDEFGLDEELWTRQSLTTLIQRRFDLPLDAGAVGAYLRAWGLGPREPRERACGLCVSAVERWVRSEYPAITRAAQEHLAEVYWIGRVRLRGTMPAADVISAVSSRGRVRFMITTPTVDPPLPRDFVLRLSGEEQRTVHLIVDGSWPRNEWPRRLPRRIVLHPLPSCGRALAA, from the coding sequence GTGGGGGTTGCACTCAGAGACGCACGGCGTTCGGTCACCAGCTGGTGCCGACGCCACACCATCGGTGGTGACGGGGCGGTGGCAGCCGTCCGTCGCGGACAGCGGCAGGGCGAGCCGGGAATGCTCAGCCGCGAACAGGAACTCGAGTTGATCGACACGCTGCGGGGCGTACACCCCGACGAGTTCGGCCTGGACGAGGAGCTGTGGACGCGGCAGAGCCTCACGACGCTCATCCAGCGGCGTTTCGACCTGCCGTTGGACGCTGGAGCGGTCGGGGCGTACCTGCGGGCCTGGGGGTTGGGTCCGCGGGAACCGCGCGAGCGGGCCTGTGGGCTCTGCGTGAGCGCGGTCGAGCGTTGGGTCCGCAGCGAGTACCCGGCGATCACCCGGGCCGCCCAGGAACACCTCGCGGAGGTCTACTGGATCGGGCGGGTCCGGCTGCGCGGCACGATGCCGGCCGCCGACGTGATCTCCGCTGTCTCGTCGCGCGGGCGGGTGCGCTTCATGATCACCACGCCGACGGTGGACCCGCCGCTCCCCCGCGACTTCGTGCTGCGGCTCAGCGGCGAGGAGCAGCGCACCGTCCACCTGATCGTCGACGGCTCCTGGCCGCGCAACGAGTGGCCGCGGCGGCTCCCTCGGCGGATCGTCCTGCACCCGCTGCCCAGCTGCGGGCGGGCGCTAGCCGCCTGA
- a CDS encoding ATP-binding cassette domain-containing protein, giving the protein MSTASQPSAPHVADSHDLIRVQGARVNNLKDVSVDIPKRRLTVFTGVSGSGKSSLVFGTIAAESQRLINETYSAFVQGFMPTLARPEVDLLDGLTTAIIVDQERMGANSRSTVGTATDANAMLRILFSRLGQPHIGPPNAYSFNVPSVKATGAITVERGAGKTKTEKATFNRLGGMCPRCEGMGAVTDIDLSALYDDTLSLNEGAITIPGYSMEGWYGRIFRGCGYFDPDKPIAKFNKRELHDLLHREPTKIKVDGINLTYAGLIPSIQKSFLAKDIDALQPHIRAFVERAVTFTTCPECAGTRLSAEARSSKIKGLNIADACAMQISDLAAWVRGIEEPSVAPLLAGLQHLLDSFEEIGLGYLSLDRPAGTLSGGEAQRTKMIRHLGSSLTDVTYVFDEPTIGLHPHDIQRMNELLLQLRDKGNTVLVVEHKPEAIVIADHVVDLGPGAGTDGGTVCYEGTVAGLRASGTITGRHFDDRAALKETVRTPTRKLEIRGATANNLQDVNVDVPLGVLVVVTGVAGSGKSSLVHGSIPAGAGVVSIDQGAIRGSRRSNPATYTGLLDPIRKAFAKANGVKPALFSANSEGACPSCNGAGVIYTDLGMMAGVAAGCEDCEGKRFQASVLEYRFGGRDISEVLAMSVTEAEKFFGAGEARTPAAHAILDRLADVGLGYLSLGQPLTTLSGGERQRLKLATHMGEKGGVYVLDEPTTGLHLADVEQLLGLLDRLVDAGKSVIVIEHHQAVMAHADWIIDIGPGAGHDGGRIVFEGTPADLVAARSTLTGEHLAAYVAG; this is encoded by the coding sequence ATGAGCACGGCCAGCCAGCCGTCCGCGCCGCACGTCGCCGACAGCCACGACCTGATCCGAGTGCAGGGCGCGCGGGTCAACAACCTCAAGGACGTCAGCGTTGACATCCCGAAGCGGCGGCTGACCGTGTTCACCGGTGTCTCCGGCTCCGGCAAGAGCTCGCTGGTGTTCGGCACCATCGCGGCCGAGTCGCAGCGGTTGATCAACGAGACCTACAGCGCCTTCGTGCAGGGCTTCATGCCGACGCTGGCGCGGCCCGAGGTCGACCTGCTGGATGGCCTGACCACGGCGATCATCGTCGACCAGGAGCGGATGGGCGCCAACTCCCGCTCCACCGTCGGCACCGCCACCGACGCCAACGCGATGCTGCGCATCCTGTTCAGCCGGCTCGGGCAGCCACACATCGGCCCGCCCAACGCGTACTCCTTCAACGTTCCGTCGGTGAAGGCGACCGGTGCGATCACCGTCGAGCGTGGCGCCGGCAAGACGAAGACCGAGAAGGCCACCTTCAACCGTCTCGGCGGCATGTGCCCGCGCTGCGAGGGCATGGGCGCGGTGACCGACATCGACCTGTCGGCGCTCTACGACGACACCCTCTCGCTCAACGAGGGCGCGATCACGATCCCGGGTTACAGCATGGAGGGCTGGTACGGCCGAATCTTCCGTGGCTGTGGCTACTTCGACCCGGACAAGCCGATCGCCAAGTTCAACAAGCGGGAGCTGCACGACCTGCTCCACCGGGAGCCAACCAAGATCAAGGTCGACGGGATCAACCTGACGTACGCGGGTCTGATCCCGTCGATCCAGAAGTCCTTCCTCGCCAAGGACATCGACGCGTTGCAGCCGCACATCCGGGCCTTCGTGGAGCGGGCGGTGACCTTCACGACCTGCCCCGAATGCGCCGGCACGCGGCTCAGCGCGGAGGCCCGGTCGTCGAAGATCAAGGGGTTGAACATCGCCGACGCGTGCGCGATGCAGATCAGCGACCTGGCCGCCTGGGTGCGCGGCATCGAAGAGCCGTCGGTGGCGCCGTTGCTGGCCGGCCTGCAACACCTCCTCGACTCGTTCGAGGAGATCGGGCTGGGGTACCTGTCGCTCGACCGGCCGGCGGGCACCCTCTCCGGCGGCGAGGCGCAGCGCACCAAGATGATCCGCCACCTCGGCTCCTCGCTCACCGACGTCACCTACGTCTTCGACGAGCCGACGATCGGGCTGCACCCGCACGACATCCAACGCATGAACGAGCTGCTGCTCCAACTGCGCGACAAGGGCAACACCGTACTGGTCGTTGAGCACAAGCCGGAGGCGATCGTCATCGCCGACCACGTCGTCGACCTCGGGCCCGGCGCCGGCACCGACGGCGGTACGGTCTGCTACGAGGGCACCGTGGCGGGCCTGCGGGCCAGCGGCACCATCACCGGCCGGCACTTCGACGACCGGGCGGCGCTCAAGGAGACGGTACGAACGCCCACCCGCAAACTGGAGATCCGGGGCGCCACCGCCAACAACCTCCAGGACGTGAACGTCGACGTACCCCTCGGTGTGCTCGTCGTGGTGACCGGCGTCGCCGGCTCCGGCAAGAGTTCGCTCGTCCACGGCTCGATCCCGGCCGGCGCGGGTGTGGTGTCGATCGACCAGGGCGCGATCCGCGGCTCACGGCGCAGCAACCCGGCCACGTACACCGGGTTGCTCGACCCGATCCGCAAGGCGTTCGCGAAGGCCAACGGCGTGAAGCCGGCGCTGTTCAGCGCCAACTCCGAGGGTGCCTGCCCCAGCTGCAACGGCGCTGGCGTCATCTACACCGACCTGGGAATGATGGCGGGCGTCGCGGCCGGATGCGAGGACTGCGAAGGTAAGCGGTTCCAGGCGTCGGTGCTGGAATACCGCTTCGGCGGTCGGGACATCAGCGAGGTGCTCGCGATGTCGGTGACCGAGGCCGAGAAGTTCTTCGGTGCCGGCGAGGCCCGTACGCCGGCAGCCCACGCCATCCTCGACCGGCTCGCCGACGTCGGGCTCGGCTACCTGAGCCTCGGTCAGCCGCTCACGACCCTGTCCGGCGGCGAGCGGCAGCGGCTGAAGCTGGCGACGCACATGGGCGAGAAGGGCGGCGTCTACGTTCTCGACGAGCCGACCACCGGCCTGCACCTGGCCGACGTCGAGCAACTGCTCGGCCTGCTCGACCGCCTGGTCGACGCCGGCAAGTCAGTGATCGTCATCGAGCATCACCAGGCGGTCATGGCGCACGCGGACTGGATCATCGACATCGGTCCCGGTGCCGGCCACGACGGCGGTCGGATCGTCTTCGAGGGCACCCCCGCTGACCTTGTCGCCGCCCGCTCCACCCTCACCGGCGAGCACCTGGCCGCGTACGTCGCCGGCTGA
- a CDS encoding VOC family protein — protein sequence MNITIHSSFLPHTDPEASLVFYRDLLGFEVRLDVGYEGMRWITLGPVGQPSTSIVLHPPTANPGITDDERQTILELIAKGSYFGVNLATDDLDATFAKLEASDAEVVQEPTEHPYGVRDCAFRDPAGNMVRIQQAR from the coding sequence ATGAATATCACCATTCACTCGAGCTTCCTTCCGCACACCGATCCGGAGGCCTCCCTGGTCTTCTACCGCGACCTCCTCGGCTTCGAGGTTCGCCTCGACGTCGGCTACGAGGGGATGCGGTGGATCACGCTCGGGCCGGTCGGCCAGCCCAGCACGTCCATCGTCCTGCACCCGCCGACCGCCAACCCGGGCATCACCGACGACGAACGGCAGACCATCCTTGAGCTGATAGCCAAGGGCAGCTACTTCGGCGTCAACCTGGCCACCGACGACCTCGACGCCACCTTCGCCAAGCTGGAGGCGAGCGACGCCGAGGTCGTCCAGGAACCGACCGAGCATCCGTACGGCGTGCGCGACTGTGCCTTCCGCGATCCCGCCGGCAATATGGTCCGCATCCAGCAAGCGCGCTGA
- a CDS encoding helix-turn-helix transcriptional regulator, with product MSSKSDATQRFSDLARLRRVRDRIDREYASPLDVEALARGAHMSAGHLSREFRLAYGESPYSYLMTRRIERAMALLRCGDMSVTDVCFAVGCSSLGTFSTRFTELVGVPPSVYRRQAAQATAGMPSCVAKQVTRPVRNREAQVTQPHLA from the coding sequence GTGAGCAGCAAATCCGACGCGACCCAGCGATTCAGCGACCTCGCGCGGCTGCGCCGGGTCCGCGACCGGATCGACCGGGAGTACGCGTCTCCGCTGGACGTCGAGGCGCTCGCCCGTGGCGCGCACATGTCGGCCGGGCACCTCAGCCGCGAGTTCCGGCTCGCCTACGGCGAATCTCCGTACAGCTACCTCATGACCCGGCGGATCGAGCGGGCGATGGCCCTGCTGCGCTGTGGCGACATGAGCGTCACCGACGTCTGTTTCGCGGTCGGCTGCTCGTCGTTGGGCACCTTCAGCACCCGTTTCACCGAGCTGGTCGGCGTGCCGCCCAGCGTCTACCGCCGGCAGGCGGCGCAGGCGACGGCGGGGATGCCGTCGTGCGTGGCGAAGCAGGTGACCAGACCGGTCAGGAATCGAGAAGCGCAGGTCACCCAGCCGCACCTAGCGTGA
- a CDS encoding DNA polymerase domain-containing protein, whose protein sequence is MSEADETRDGVALTNLDQPLSDRDDATKRDLVDYLDAVSERILPHLRGRPLSVIRVRPGQPPFMQKNPPRYTPDWVRRAPVWAEASHREISYALCDDRRTLLWFANQRAVEYHPTLATVADLHRPTHLVLDLDPPNGDGFRAAVDAALLVRQALADAGLAGAVKTSGAKGVHVFVPVTDAPTAEELAAATRALAVRAERLDPALATTAYIKEDRGGRVFVDATRAGGATVAAAYSPRLRPGMPVSFPVDWADLTEVTPADFTIRTAPSLLADDDPWAALMPAPQSLPADLVAEGRTIPVARVQAMHEGKRRARARRETG, encoded by the coding sequence GTGAGTGAGGCTGACGAGACCCGGGACGGCGTGGCCCTGACCAACCTGGACCAGCCGCTGTCCGACCGCGACGACGCGACCAAACGCGACCTGGTGGACTACCTCGACGCGGTCAGTGAGCGGATCCTCCCGCACCTGCGGGGCCGCCCGCTGTCGGTGATCAGGGTCCGTCCCGGCCAGCCGCCGTTCATGCAGAAGAACCCGCCCCGGTACACCCCGGACTGGGTCCGCCGGGCGCCGGTCTGGGCGGAGGCGTCACACCGGGAGATCTCGTACGCCCTCTGCGACGACCGCCGCACCCTGCTCTGGTTCGCCAACCAGCGGGCGGTGGAGTACCACCCGACGCTGGCCACCGTGGCGGATCTGCACCGGCCCACCCACCTGGTCCTCGACCTGGACCCGCCGAACGGCGACGGGTTCCGCGCGGCGGTCGACGCGGCCCTGCTGGTCCGTCAGGCGCTCGCCGACGCCGGCCTGGCCGGCGCCGTCAAGACCAGCGGCGCCAAGGGGGTGCACGTCTTCGTTCCGGTGACCGACGCGCCCACGGCCGAGGAGTTGGCCGCCGCCACCCGGGCGCTCGCCGTCCGCGCCGAGCGGCTCGACCCGGCGCTGGCCACCACGGCGTACATCAAGGAGGACCGGGGTGGCCGGGTCTTCGTGGACGCCACCCGGGCCGGCGGGGCGACGGTGGCCGCCGCGTACAGCCCCCGGCTGCGCCCCGGGATGCCGGTCTCCTTCCCGGTCGACTGGGCCGACCTGACCGAGGTGACCCCCGCCGACTTCACCATCCGCACCGCACCGTCGCTGCTCGCCGACGACGACCCGTGGGCCGCGCTGATGCCGGCCCCGCAGTCGCTCCCCGCCGACCTGGTCGCCGAGGGGCGGACCATCCCGGTGGCCCGGGTGCAGGCCATGCACGAGGGCAAGCGCCGCGCCCGCGCCCGCCGCGAGACCGGCTGA
- a CDS encoding winged helix-turn-helix transcriptional regulator: protein MMSQRNSDVSAQVEAESTCAADDVPFTPGQARACTVREVLDRVGGKWSIGILVAASNGPVRFTELERHIEGISRRMLTLTLRQLERDGLLHRTVYPTVPPKVEYTATPMALELYESLVALTSWAERHRRAIAEARTRYDAQHAG, encoded by the coding sequence GTGATGTCCCAGCGGAACAGCGATGTGTCCGCGCAGGTCGAGGCCGAGTCCACCTGCGCGGCCGACGACGTGCCGTTCACCCCGGGTCAGGCGCGGGCCTGCACCGTCCGCGAGGTGCTCGACCGGGTCGGCGGCAAGTGGAGCATCGGCATCCTGGTGGCCGCCTCGAACGGGCCGGTGCGCTTCACCGAGCTGGAGCGGCACATCGAGGGCATCAGCCGCCGGATGCTCACGCTGACGCTGCGCCAACTGGAGCGCGACGGGCTGCTGCACCGCACGGTCTACCCGACCGTGCCGCCCAAGGTCGAGTACACCGCCACCCCGATGGCGCTGGAGCTCTACGAGTCACTGGTCGCGCTGACCAGCTGGGCCGAGCGGCACCGCCGGGCGATCGCCGAGGCGCGGACCAGGTACGACGCCCAGCACGCCGGATAA
- a CDS encoding TetR/AcrR family transcriptional regulator, producing MVRATPDTHGEILAAAARRFTVTGYRGTSLQDIAREVGCSKATVLYHFANKEALLAELMAPAIDVLRGLDDQLNGLTGAAAQEVAAQGFVDLAVRFRQEIAVLRGEFPELLSQPAFAHIQQISDRLRGALAGHSDRPGARIAALVLLAGISEACAEFVDIPDDELRPALLTLARRAVEPVDTPLPHPPTTEDKDS from the coding sequence ATGGTCAGAGCGACACCCGACACGCACGGCGAGATCCTCGCCGCGGCGGCGCGGCGGTTCACGGTGACCGGATACCGGGGCACCTCGTTACAGGACATCGCCCGCGAGGTCGGCTGCTCCAAGGCCACCGTGCTCTACCACTTCGCCAACAAGGAAGCCCTGCTCGCCGAACTGATGGCCCCCGCCATCGACGTGCTCCGCGGCCTCGACGACCAGCTCAACGGCCTGACCGGAGCGGCCGCCCAGGAGGTCGCCGCACAGGGCTTCGTCGACCTCGCGGTCCGGTTCCGGCAGGAGATCGCGGTGCTGCGCGGCGAGTTCCCGGAACTGCTGTCCCAGCCAGCCTTCGCGCACATCCAGCAGATCTCCGACCGGCTGCGGGGCGCGTTGGCCGGGCACTCCGACCGGCCGGGCGCCCGGATCGCCGCCCTGGTGCTGCTCGCCGGCATCTCCGAGGCGTGCGCCGAGTTCGTCGACATCCCCGACGACGAACTGCGCCCCGCCCTGCTCACCCTCGCCCGGCGGGCCGTCGAGCCCGTCGACACTCCCCTGCCCCATCCACCCACGACCGAGGACAAGGACTCCTGA
- a CDS encoding MMPL family transporter: MATLLYRLGRGALRRRRLVVALWLVVLVVAGLAAATLRGPTASNFTMPGTESQRALDLLADQFPAASGATGTITVKAPADGQLGTPQGQAVVQELVQQASALPGVVGAVNPFQVGAVSPNGRYALVQVQFATGGDEVTDAQRTAYEQVGAAARAQGWQVAPGGEVLGGEPEIGSTEALGVLVAAIVLIITFGSLVAAGMTMLNALIGVGAGMAGLFALSGAVQLTSTAPILALMLGLAVGIDYSLFITSRHRQNLLDGLSPEEAVGRAVGTAGSAVVFAGATVVIALAGLAVVDIPFLTVMGLAAAGTVTVAVLVAITLQPALLGFAGRRVLPRRLRTVPTEAAEDDTDVTDRPTVETTTPEDRNRFGFRWARLVTRFRVPVILVGLLGLGLLALPTPDMRLALPGAATAAVGSPARVANDLTVEGFGAGFTGRLAVVVAGDTPQATSAAVPQVTALLQRTENVLAVAPPQLSPDGRTALLGVVPKTGPTDEATETLVHDIRASVRGIPDADVLLTGVTAIGIDVSEKLSDALPIYLLLVVGLSVLLLMLVFRSLLVPIKAALGFLLTVAATFGITVAVFQQGHLADLVGLDTPGPLISFLPILLIGILFGLAMDYEVFLVSRMREDFVHGETARQATISGMGHGARVVTAAALIMISVFGGFVFLEDPVIKSMGFALAIGVAIDAFVVRMTIVPAVMSLLGDRAWWLPRWLDRALPNVDIEGEGLRTHLEDRTPTHV; encoded by the coding sequence ATGGCCACCCTGCTCTACCGGCTCGGCCGGGGCGCGTTGCGCCGGCGACGGCTCGTCGTCGCGCTCTGGCTCGTCGTACTCGTCGTCGCCGGCCTGGCCGCGGCGACCCTGCGCGGCCCGACGGCGAGCAACTTCACCATGCCCGGCACCGAGAGCCAGCGCGCGCTCGACCTGCTGGCCGACCAGTTCCCCGCAGCCAGCGGCGCCACCGGCACCATCACGGTCAAGGCGCCCGCCGACGGGCAACTGGGCACCCCGCAGGGTCAGGCCGTGGTCCAGGAACTCGTCCAGCAGGCCTCGGCACTGCCCGGCGTGGTCGGCGCGGTCAACCCGTTCCAGGTCGGCGCGGTCTCGCCCAACGGCCGGTACGCGCTGGTCCAGGTCCAGTTCGCCACCGGCGGGGACGAGGTGACCGACGCGCAGCGCACCGCGTACGAGCAGGTCGGCGCGGCGGCCAGGGCGCAGGGTTGGCAGGTCGCCCCCGGCGGTGAGGTGCTCGGCGGCGAACCGGAGATCGGTTCCACCGAGGCGCTCGGCGTCCTGGTCGCCGCCATCGTTCTGATCATCACGTTCGGGTCACTGGTCGCCGCCGGCATGACCATGCTCAACGCGCTGATCGGCGTGGGCGCTGGCATGGCCGGGCTGTTCGCGCTGAGCGGCGCCGTCCAGCTCACCAGCACCGCACCGATCCTGGCGCTGATGCTCGGTCTCGCGGTCGGCATCGACTACTCACTCTTCATCACCTCCCGGCACCGGCAGAACCTGCTCGACGGCCTGTCCCCGGAGGAGGCGGTCGGCCGCGCCGTAGGCACCGCCGGGTCGGCCGTGGTCTTCGCCGGCGCCACCGTGGTCATCGCCCTGGCCGGGCTCGCCGTGGTGGACATTCCGTTCCTCACCGTGATGGGTCTCGCCGCCGCCGGCACGGTCACCGTCGCCGTCCTCGTCGCCATCACCCTCCAGCCGGCGCTGCTCGGCTTCGCCGGTCGCCGGGTGCTCCCCCGCCGGCTGCGCACCGTCCCCACCGAGGCCGCCGAGGACGACACGGACGTCACCGACCGGCCGACGGTGGAGACGACCACACCCGAGGACCGCAACCGGTTCGGCTTCCGCTGGGCGCGACTGGTCACCCGGTTCCGCGTACCGGTCATCCTGGTGGGCCTGCTCGGCCTGGGGCTGCTCGCGCTGCCCACGCCGGACATGCGCCTGGCTCTGCCCGGCGCCGCGACGGCCGCCGTCGGCTCCCCCGCCCGGGTGGCGAACGACCTGACCGTCGAGGGCTTCGGCGCGGGCTTCACCGGCCGCCTCGCGGTGGTGGTCGCCGGCGACACGCCGCAGGCCACCTCGGCCGCCGTGCCGCAGGTGACCGCCCTGCTCCAGCGCACCGAGAACGTCCTCGCGGTGGCCCCACCCCAGCTCAGCCCGGACGGCCGGACCGCGCTGCTGGGCGTGGTGCCGAAGACCGGCCCGACCGACGAGGCCACCGAGACCCTGGTCCACGACATCCGTGCCTCGGTACGCGGGATCCCCGACGCGGACGTGCTGCTCACCGGCGTCACCGCAATCGGCATCGACGTCTCCGAGAAGCTGTCCGACGCGCTACCGATCTACCTGCTGCTGGTGGTCGGGCTCTCGGTGCTGCTGCTGATGCTGGTGTTCCGCTCGCTGCTGGTGCCGATCAAGGCGGCGCTGGGCTTCCTGCTCACCGTCGCCGCCACGTTCGGCATCACGGTCGCCGTCTTCCAGCAGGGGCACCTCGCCGACCTCGTCGGCCTGGACACCCCCGGCCCGCTGATCAGCTTCCTGCCGATCCTGCTGATCGGCATCCTGTTCGGGCTCGCCATGGACTACGAGGTGTTCCTGGTCTCCCGGATGCGGGAGGACTTCGTGCACGGTGAGACCGCCCGACAGGCCACCATCAGCGGCATGGGGCACGGCGCACGGGTGGTCACGGCCGCCGCGCTGATCATGATCTCGGTCTTCGGGGGCTTCGTCTTCCTGGAGGATCCGGTGATCAAGTCGATGGGCTTCGCGCTCGCCATTGGCGTCGCCATCGACGCGTTCGTGGTCCGGATGACCATCGTCCCGGCGGTGATGTCGCTCCTCGGCGACCGCGCCTGGTGGCTGCCCCGCTGGCTCGACCGCGCCCTGCCAAACGTGGACATCGAAGGCGAAGGCCTCCGCACCCACCTCGAAGACCGCACCCCGACGCACGTCTAG
- a CDS encoding erythromycin esterase family protein, with translation MLVQRLGAPSDFDPLLERVRDARVVMIGESTHGSYDYYRLREQLTRRLIAECGFSFVAVEGDWPDCDRVHRSVTAAPGGALEPQLALDQFERWPTWMWANAEVARFTSWLRAWNVERPEGQRAGFHGLDVYSLWESMQAIFDYLGEEDPKSLEAAQDAYRCFEPYGKRVEEYGAASRFVSARCEEEVVRLLARTREHALSDGPDRFSAWQNAEVVAGAERYYRAMVAGGPDSWNIRDTHMQDTLDRLLDRYGPDARGIVWAHNTHVGDARATDMSADGMINIGQLARERHGEDAVALIGFGNYRGTVIAAPRWGSPPEAMVVPPAREGSIERRLHELMPDRAVLIFGGDDQPGWVTDTADHRAIGVVYDPSFESWGNYVPTRLGDRYDAFIWCDDTTALHPLPVPAAPGEMETYPAGV, from the coding sequence ATGCTGGTTCAGCGGCTCGGCGCGCCGAGCGACTTCGACCCGTTGCTGGAGCGCGTTCGCGACGCCCGGGTGGTGATGATCGGTGAGTCCACCCACGGCAGTTACGACTACTACCGGTTGCGGGAGCAGCTCACCCGCCGGTTGATCGCGGAGTGCGGCTTCTCGTTCGTCGCCGTCGAGGGTGACTGGCCCGACTGCGATCGGGTGCACCGTTCGGTGACGGCAGCGCCCGGCGGCGCGCTCGAACCGCAGCTCGCGCTCGATCAGTTCGAGCGGTGGCCGACCTGGATGTGGGCGAACGCCGAGGTGGCACGGTTCACCAGCTGGCTGCGGGCCTGGAACGTGGAGCGGCCGGAGGGGCAGCGGGCCGGGTTCCACGGGCTCGACGTGTACAGCCTCTGGGAGTCGATGCAGGCGATCTTCGACTACCTGGGGGAGGAGGACCCGAAGTCGCTGGAGGCGGCGCAGGACGCGTACCGGTGTTTCGAGCCGTACGGCAAGAGGGTCGAGGAGTACGGCGCGGCCAGCCGGTTCGTCTCCGCGCGCTGCGAGGAGGAGGTCGTCCGGTTGCTCGCCCGGACCCGCGAGCACGCCCTCTCCGACGGCCCGGACCGTTTCTCGGCCTGGCAGAACGCCGAGGTGGTGGCGGGCGCGGAGCGCTACTACCGGGCGATGGTGGCCGGCGGGCCGGACTCGTGGAACATCCGCGACACCCACATGCAGGACACCCTGGACCGGCTGCTGGACCGGTACGGCCCGGACGCCCGGGGCATCGTCTGGGCGCACAACACGCACGTGGGGGACGCCCGGGCCACGGACATGTCCGCCGACGGGATGATCAACATCGGTCAGTTGGCCCGAGAACGGCACGGCGAGGACGCGGTGGCCCTGATCGGCTTCGGCAATTACCGGGGCACGGTGATCGCCGCGCCCCGGTGGGGTTCGCCGCCCGAGGCGATGGTGGTGCCGCCGGCCCGGGAGGGCTCGATCGAGCGGCGGCTGCACGAGCTGATGCCGGATCGGGCGGTGCTGATCTTCGGCGGCGACGACCAGCCGGGCTGGGTCACCGACACCGCGGACCACCGGGCGATCGGGGTCGTCTACGACCCGTCGTTCGAGTCCTGGGGCAATTACGTGCCCACCCGCCTCGGCGACCGCTACGACGCCTTCATCTGGTGCGACGACACCACAGCTCTGCACCCGCTACCGGTGCCGGCGGCCCCCGGTGAGATGGAGACCTACCCGGCGGGGGTGTGA
- a CDS encoding DUF2795 domain-containing protein, which produces MTVTGVQLQEYLAGLDYPVSREDLVRWGQENGASTEMLQMLQALPPEQFNSPDELSAALPTPT; this is translated from the coding sequence ATGACCGTCACCGGGGTGCAGTTGCAGGAGTACCTGGCCGGGCTCGACTACCCGGTCTCACGGGAGGATCTGGTCCGCTGGGGGCAGGAGAACGGGGCCAGCACAGAGATGTTGCAGATGTTGCAGGCGCTACCCCCGGAGCAGTTCAACTCCCCCGACGAGCTGAGCGCCGCCCTACCCACCCCCACCTAA